From Myxococcaceae bacterium JPH2, the proteins below share one genomic window:
- a CDS encoding TlpA family protein disulfide reductase produces MQTAGTGALERVRAAWARARQRWWVRWGVDLALVALVITAVAAWQTRHLPGAGTQAPDFTLTSLSGETVSLASLRGKPVVLAFWAPWCGVCGAESSNLSQLRRLAGDSAHVVSVALAYDDVAAVRRFTQEHAVDYPVLLGDDSLQEAWRVNMFPTVFFLSPEGRIERSVVGYTTLLGLSWRWML; encoded by the coding sequence ATGCAGACGGCAGGCACTGGAGCGCTGGAGCGAGTACGGGCCGCATGGGCCCGAGCACGACAGCGCTGGTGGGTGCGGTGGGGCGTGGACCTGGCCCTCGTGGCGCTCGTCATCACCGCGGTGGCGGCCTGGCAGACACGGCATCTGCCAGGCGCAGGCACACAGGCTCCGGACTTCACCCTCACGAGCCTCTCGGGCGAGACCGTGTCGCTCGCCTCGTTGCGCGGCAAGCCGGTGGTGCTCGCCTTCTGGGCACCGTGGTGCGGCGTGTGCGGCGCGGAGTCCTCGAACCTCTCGCAGCTGCGACGCCTCGCGGGAGACTCCGCGCACGTCGTGTCCGTCGCGCTGGCCTATGACGATGTGGCCGCCGTACGGCGCTTCACCCAGGAGCACGCGGTGGACTACCCCGTGCTCCTCGGGGACGACTCGCTCCAGGAAGCGTGGCGGGTGAACATGTTCCCCACCGTCTTCTTCCTGTCCCCTGAGGGGCGCATCGAGCGCTCGGTGGTGGGCTACACCACGCTGCTCGGATTGTCCTGGCGGTGGATGTTGTAG
- a CDS encoding HPF/RaiA family ribosome-associated protein — protein MRIEIRARHFTLTETLRTHVERRARFAMGRLSDRVREVTVRLEDINGPRGGVDKVAKVTVRLEHGGQLASEAMDASYAAAVDRALERAGHAVSKALGRTHRQDSASVRTGPWAAEELPHPV, from the coding sequence ATGCGAATCGAAATCCGAGCCCGACACTTCACCCTGACCGAGACCCTTCGCACCCACGTCGAGCGCCGCGCGCGCTTCGCCATGGGACGACTGTCGGACCGGGTCCGCGAGGTGACGGTGCGCTTGGAAGACATCAACGGCCCACGCGGAGGCGTGGACAAGGTGGCGAAGGTGACCGTGCGCCTGGAGCATGGGGGCCAGCTCGCCTCGGAGGCGATGGACGCCAGCTACGCCGCGGCGGTGGACCGAGCCCTGGAGCGCGCCGGACACGCCGTGAGCAAGGCGCTGGGGCGTACACACCGCCAGGACAGCGCGAGCGTGAGGACCGGCCCGTGGGCCGCTGAGGAGCTGCCTCACCCCGTCTGA
- a CDS encoding antibiotic biosynthesis monooxygenase: protein MIAVIFEVEPAPGRQDSYLDLGAQLLPTLRQIDGFVSVERFQSLTNPGKLLSLSFFRDEAAVLAWRNSVAHREAQANGRDGVFAGYRLRVAQVLRDYGMHERTEAPTDSRSIHDASAQGT from the coding sequence ATGATTGCGGTCATCTTTGAAGTCGAGCCGGCGCCAGGCCGGCAGGATTCCTACCTCGACCTTGGCGCGCAGCTGTTGCCCACCCTGCGGCAGATCGACGGCTTCGTCTCCGTGGAGCGATTCCAGAGTCTGACGAACCCCGGCAAGCTGCTGTCGCTGTCGTTCTTTCGCGATGAGGCGGCGGTGCTCGCCTGGCGCAACTCGGTGGCGCATCGAGAGGCGCAGGCCAACGGTCGCGACGGCGTGTTTGCCGGCTACCGACTGCGCGTGGCGCAGGTGCTGCGCGACTACGGCATGCACGAGCGCACCGAAGCGCCGACCGACAGCCGCAGCATCCATGACGCCAGCGCACAGGGGACGTAA